In the Psychromicrobium lacuslunae genome, TGATCTGGGTGGCAGTGCGCTGTGAGGCCGAGATTGCCGCAGAACGCGAGGCCGACAGGCCCGATCGGGTACCCGGAATGGCCCGTCAGCAAGCAACGTCGGTACACCTCCACGTCAACTACCACATTGAAGTCGACACCAGCCGCCGCTCGGTGGCAGATTGTGCGGCGGAGATTTCGCGTCGTCTCACCGAGGACTTTCTCGACGGCTAGTCAACCGGAAAAACCTAGCCGCCGTCGTATGCCTTCTGCAGGTCCGCAATAATCAGCTTGCGCTGCCCCATCAGCACGTTCATGGCGCGCTGCACCCCCTCGGCGTCCGGACCAGTGAGCAGTTTGGACAGGACGTTTGGCACCACTTGCCAGGACAGGCCGTATTTGTCTTTGAGCCAACCACATTGGCTCTCCTCGCCGCCGTCGGCGGTCAAGCTGTTCCAGTAATAGTCCACTTCTTCCTGGTCTGCGCAGTCAATCTGGAATGAAATCGCCTCGCTGAAGGTGAACTGAGGCCCACCATTGAGCGCGGTGAACCCCTGCCCGTCCAGCTCGAAATCTACTGTCAGCACGGTGCCGGCCGGGTACGGTGACCCTTCGCCGTAATAGCTGGTGTTATTAATCTTCGAATTCTTGAAAATGCCGCAGTAATACTCGGCGGCTTCGGCGGCCTGAGTGTTGAACCACAGGCAATTGGTGATCGCAGGCATTGACGTTCCTTCCACTTCCTCGGGGAGAACCTGGCCACGACGTGGTCAATTCGAGTCTAGCCCGCCAAGTTTGAAGCAACAATGCTGCATAAATCGTCATTCCAAAGGGCTTTCCCCTAGCATTTTTCTATGCAACTCTCGCTCTGGTTCGCCCTACTGGCGGCATGCCTGATGATCAGCTTCACCCCGGGCGCCGGCGCGATTAACACCATGAGTAACTCTTTGAACGCGGGCTTCCGTCGTTCGCTGTGGGGCATTCTCGGACAGCAAATC is a window encoding:
- a CDS encoding VOC family protein, whose amino-acid sequence is MPAITNCLWFNTQAAEAAEYYCGIFKNSKINNTSYYGEGSPYPAGTVLTVDFELDGQGFTALNGGPQFTFSEAISFQIDCADQEEVDYYWNSLTADGGEESQCGWLKDKYGLSWQVVPNVLSKLLTGPDAEGVQRAMNVLMGQRKLIIADLQKAYDGG